A stretch of DNA from Nitrospira sp. KM1:
TTCCTATCTCCCTCGTATAACACGTGACAATGCGGTCGGCTTCTCCCCACTTTCGACTTTTGAGGGTAATGGCCCGCGTCTTGATCAATGGCATAGTCGCAACATCGAGGCAGGAAGCAATATACCACGCGCCAGTTAATTGATTATCGGAGGTACTGCATGAACAGTGTCGATAGGCTGAGATAGATGGTGATGCCCGTGATGTCGTTGGCCGTCGTCACAAACGGTCCGGCCGCAACGGCAGGATCGACTCCCATGCGTTTGAGGAAAATGGGCATAAACGTGGCCATACTCGTCGAAACCAGAAATGCGGTAATGAGTGACACTCCCACGACCACCCCGAGAAATCCCTGATGCCAGATCCACCCCACTAACGATAAAATCATGCCGCACGCAATCCCCATCAACAGACCGATTTTCACCTCACGAAGGAACACGGCCCGGACGTCGTTCACCTCGACTAATCCGGTCGCTAACCCTCGAATGATGAGGGTAGAAGACTGCAGACCTACATTTCCACCCATGGCGGCGATGACAGGAATAAAGCTCACGATCGCCACCACTTCTTGAATGGTATAGCGAAACTCCCACAGGATGGCCCCGGACAGAAGACTTCCAACGAGATTGGTAAACAGCCAGGGCAGTCGAACCTTGGCTGCCGCAAGGCTGGAGGACCTCGACGCGGCCTCCTGTTCCACCGCTCCGGCCATCTTCATCATGTCTTCCGTGGCTTCCTCGCGGATGACGTCAACCACGTCATCGACCGTAATGATCCCCACCAGCACCCCTTCCTTATCGACCACCGGGATAGCCAGCAGATTATAGCTCGCCACCTGTCTGGCCACTTCCTCTTGATCCATGTCCACCGACACGCTGATCACGTCCCGTGTGGCAATATTTTTCAGCGGTGTGGCGGGCGGCACGGTCAGAAGTTGCCGCAATGACAAGACTCCGACAAGATGCTCGTCCCGATCGGTGACGTAGATGTAGAACACCATTTCGGCATCCGTGGCCTCTTGAAGGCGTCGGATCGCATCTTGAGCCGTTGCATCCTCCGACAACGAGAAAAACTCCGTTGTCATGATGGCCCCTGCCGTATCCTTTGGATACTTCAGGATGTCGGCAATCTCGGTCGAATCCTCGGTCCGCATGAGCGACAGGATTTCTTTTGCCCGCTCTTCCGGCAATACGCCAAGGATGTACGCGACGTCGTCGGGACCCAGATCTTTGATGAGCCATGCGATATCCGACTGCAGAAGGTCTGCCAGCACCTGGGTGATGCTATCGATGTCGAGTTCGCTCAAAACCTGCCCGCGTTTCGAATCGCCCCGGACCAGCTCAAATACCTCTCGTTTTTCCTTTGGGGACGACAGGTGGTTGATCACTCTGGCGACATCAGCGGGATGCATCCGCCCCAACATCTTGGCCAGGTTGGTAATGGCGCCCCGGCGCAGGAGTCGCTGGACCGAAAGGAGGACGATGTCCGATTTCGTCTGCCCTTTGTCGGCCTGCTCCCGAATCGTCTCACGCAGGAGATCTTTATCTCCGGCACGCGGACGCGGCTCGGCGGCGCGGACCTCTTGCGGCTTTTCAGTGGGCTGCATCACCATCAATATCCCAATTCGATCAAGGCGTGCTCGTCCTCACGCCACGCCTCCCGGACTTTGACCCAGAGCTGGAGAAACACTTTCATTCCGAAGACCCGTTCCATATCGAGGCGAGCTTCCATACCAACGGATTTCAATCGTTCTCCATGCTTACCAATGACGATCGCTTTATGCGACTCCCGTTCGACAAGGATCGATGCACTGATCCGCGCCAGCGACCCCTCTTCCACAAACTGGTCGATCTCTACGGCGATAGAGTAAGGAATTTCCTCATGCGTCTGACGCAGAAGTTTTTCTCGAACCATTTCTGCGGCCAGCGTGCGCATCGACTGATCGGTAATCGTCTCCTCATCATACACCGCATCGCCTTCCGGCAGATGCGACATGGTCACCGTGACCAATCGCGCAATATTATCTCCGGTCTCCGCCGACACCGGAACGACTTCAGTCCATGCATACAGTTTGGCGTAGGTTTCAATCACCGGCAATAGCTTCATCTTGTTCACAAGATCGATCTTGTTCAAGACCAGGATGACCGGGCGAGCATGTTTCTGAATGGCCGCCTTCACATGGTCGAGCACCATGAGATCACCGGGCCCCGGCAAATGTGCGGCTTCCATCAACACAAACAAGAGATCCGCTCCTTCGAGAGTTTCCACGGTCGTCCGGACCATGCGTCGATTGAGCAGGTGTTCCGGCTTATGGATTCCGGGAGTATCCAGTACCGCAATTTGGGCGTCGGGCCCATGGATGACCCCCAGGATCCTGGTCCGAGTCGTCTGAGGCTTTTCAGAAACAATGGCAATCTTTTCCCGAAGGAGCCGATTGAGTAACGTGGACTTTCCCACGTTCGATCGTCCGATCAATGCGACAGTGCCGAATTTCATTGGCTCACGGTCTTGTCCGGTCCGGCCGATCGTCCGGAACCAATTGGTAGACCGTCTCCCCCTTGCGAACGTAACCGAGCTGTTCCCGGGCCAACTGCTCGATCCTTAGCGGATCGCGCTCGAGACGCTCGATATCCGCTTTCAACAAACGCGTGGACCGTTCCAGGTCCAGGATCTCCGATTCCAACTGGCTCGCGTGCTCGCGCATTGAGACAAACCGCGGCACGCCCATTTCCCCGAAGCACAATGCAAGGAGCAGAAGAAGACACACTCCGGCGCCGGCATAGTGTGACCATGTCACAAGACGCCGCTGCCAGTGCAGCCATTCCTTCCCACGATTTTGTTTGATAATCATCTGCCGCCCGCCGTCATGCCATCAGGTCCCGACATAGTGGTATTGCGCCGCGCGCGCCGTTCAGTTACGAACGAGACGGCACGGCGTCACGTCCCCGATATAAGGCCGCCGATCCCAGTTCTTCCTCGATCCTCAGCAGCTGGTTATATTTGGCGACCCGGTCCGTCCGCGAAAGCGATCCCGTTTTGATCAAGCCGCTGTTGGTCGCCACAGCGACATCGGCGATGGTCGTATCTTCGGTCTCCCCTGATCGATGTGAAATGATCGCCGTATAACCCGACCGCTTCGCCAGTTCGATGGCATCCAAGGTCTCGGTCAACGTCCCGATTTGGTTCAGCTTGATGAGAATCGAATTGCCCAGGCCTTCGCGAATCCCCTTGGAGAAAATCTCCACGTTGGTGACAAAAATATCGTCGCCCACGAGCTGAACGCGATCACCCAGCTGTTCGGTGAGCATTTTCCACCCCTTCCAATCGAGTTCGCTGAGACCATCCTCGATCGAGAGTATTGGATAGCGGTCCAGTAACTTGCTGTAATACCCGATCATGTCCTCCGACGATCGCTCGGGCTTTTCTTCCGCTTCCAGCATATATCGGCCCTTTTGATAGAGTTCGCTGGCGGCGCAGTCCAAGGCGAGAGCGATATCGCGACCGGGGCGATACCCGGCTTGCTCGATCGCTTGCACGATCAGGCCCAGCGCCTCTTCGTTGGATTGAAGGTCCGGCGCGAATCCGCCTTCATCGCCCACGGCGGTATTCAAACCCTTCTTTTTCAACTGAGCTTTCAGCGAGTGGAACACCTCTGTCGCCATCCGCAGCGCGTCGCTGAAGCGATCGGCCCCAACCGGCATGATCATGAATTCTTGGAGATCGAGTCTATTGTCGGCATGCGCTCCCCCGTTGATGATATTCATCAACGGCACAGGCAACACCCGTGCATTGGTTCCCCCCAGATAACGATAGAGCGGCTGGCCCGTTTCAT
This window harbors:
- the era gene encoding GTPase Era, whose amino-acid sequence is MKFGTVALIGRSNVGKSTLLNRLLREKIAIVSEKPQTTRTRILGVIHGPDAQIAVLDTPGIHKPEHLLNRRMVRTTVETLEGADLLFVLMEAAHLPGPGDLMVLDHVKAAIQKHARPVILVLNKIDLVNKMKLLPVIETYAKLYAWTEVVPVSAETGDNIARLVTVTMSHLPEGDAVYDEETITDQSMRTLAAEMVREKLLRQTHEEIPYSIAVEIDQFVEEGSLARISASILVERESHKAIVIGKHGERLKSVGMEARLDMERVFGMKVFLQLWVKVREAWREDEHALIELGY
- the eno gene encoding phosphopyruvate hydratase; protein product: MSAIRAIKGRQIVDSRGNPTVEVEVELESGAKGRAAVPSGASTGEKEAIELRDGDKKRWMGKGVGKAVANIGKIIAPALMGKEAFDQAGIDRMMIDLDGTKTKGKLGANAILGVSLAVAKASADETGQPLYRYLGGTNARVLPVPLMNIINGGAHADNRLDLQEFMIMPVGADRFSDALRMATEVFHSLKAQLKKKGLNTAVGDEGGFAPDLQSNEEALGLIVQAIEQAGYRPGRDIALALDCAASELYQKGRYMLEAEEKPERSSEDMIGYYSKLLDRYPILSIEDGLSELDWKGWKMLTEQLGDRVQLVGDDIFVTNVEIFSKGIREGLGNSILIKLNQIGTLTETLDAIELAKRSGYTAIISHRSGETEDTTIADVAVATNSGLIKTGSLSRTDRVAKYNQLLRIEEELGSAALYRGRDAVPSRS
- the mgtE gene encoding magnesium transporter; its protein translation is MVMQPTEKPQEVRAAEPRPRAGDKDLLRETIREQADKGQTKSDIVLLSVQRLLRRGAITNLAKMLGRMHPADVARVINHLSSPKEKREVFELVRGDSKRGQVLSELDIDSITQVLADLLQSDIAWLIKDLGPDDVAYILGVLPEERAKEILSLMRTEDSTEIADILKYPKDTAGAIMTTEFFSLSEDATAQDAIRRLQEATDAEMVFYIYVTDRDEHLVGVLSLRQLLTVPPATPLKNIATRDVISVSVDMDQEEVARQVASYNLLAIPVVDKEGVLVGIITVDDVVDVIREEATEDMMKMAGAVEQEAASRSSSLAAAKVRLPWLFTNLVGSLLSGAILWEFRYTIQEVVAIVSFIPVIAAMGGNVGLQSSTLIIRGLATGLVEVNDVRAVFLREVKIGLLMGIACGMILSLVGWIWHQGFLGVVVGVSLITAFLVSTSMATFMPIFLKRMGVDPAVAAGPFVTTANDITGITIYLSLSTLFMQYLR
- a CDS encoding septum formation initiator family protein, encoding MIIKQNRGKEWLHWQRRLVTWSHYAGAGVCLLLLLALCFGEMGVPRFVSMREHASQLESEILDLERSTRLLKADIERLERDPLRIEQLAREQLGYVRKGETVYQLVPDDRPDRTRP